The Toxorhynchites rutilus septentrionalis strain SRP chromosome 3, ASM2978413v1, whole genome shotgun sequence genome includes a region encoding these proteins:
- the LOC129776433 gene encoding uncharacterized protein LOC129776433 — protein MIILLSIFFAIARMTTLALNCTSCDSRLDWTDCLQRSTVQICNNETASGHILGQYSSTTSSHPTLGCFQLHSKNIRTGAKRFQQGCTNHADFCSILNPNYLTVEQCSLCPKGDPDVYCHKSKNKNTLMDFDLFFDKKFGKLTATKSTTLENQNEETTLSLETTPAQQTSTMTTEILTEQERRTTTFPSQPPTEGLSRATMPTITTPAATTTTYPKTQTPESNFVTILTQPSSPENNSLNITPRATLLVVAVTGITFIRNWCR, from the exons ATGATCATATTGCTATCGATTTTTTTCGCCATCGCCCGGATGA CGACACTGGCCCTCAACTGTACCAGTTGTGACTCCAGATTGGATTGGACCGATTGCTTGCAGCGCTCAACGGTTCAGATTTGCAACAACGAAACCGCATCCGGTCACATTTTAGGTCAGTACTCTTCAACAACCAGTAGCCATCCGACACTGGGATGCTTTCAGTTGCATAGCAAGAATATCCGGACGGGTGCAAAGCGATTTCAGCAAGGTTGTACCAATCATGCGGACTTTTGCTCCATACTGAACCCCAACTATTTAACCGTGGAACAGTGCTCGCTTTGTCCGAAAGGAGACCCGGATGTGTATTGCCACAAGAGCAAGAACAAGAACACGCTCatggattttgatttatttttcgatAAAAAGTTTGGCAAATTGACAGCAACCAAAAGCACCACGCTGGAGAATCAAAACGAAGAAACGACATTAAGCTTGGAGACGACCCCAGCCCAGCAAACTTCTACGATGACCACAGAGATTTTAACGGAACAGGAAAGGCGAACCACAACTTTTCCGTCGCAACCGCCGACGGAAGGCTTAAGCAGGGCAACAATGCCCACAATTACTACTCCTGCTGCTACTACTACCACTTACCCAAAGACACAAACACCTGAGTCCAATTTTGTGACGATTTTGACGCAGCCATCCTCACCAGAGAATAACTCCCTGAATATCACTCCTAGAGCGACGCTTCTTGTAGTCGCAGTGACAGGGATCACTTTTATTCGAAATTGGTGCCGATAG